A single genomic interval of Carettochelys insculpta isolate YL-2023 chromosome 28, ASM3395843v1, whole genome shotgun sequence harbors:
- the LOC142002810 gene encoding amine oxidase [copper-containing] 3-like isoform X1, with protein MNLKTVLILLVLALATILALVCVLLTRGGKPTSCEAQPQSSQEGKHSDQSLVFADLTPEEMKQVVKYLRENLGVPLVDASHANPSDDCIYYVDVQLPTKAEVLRFLDRGGQRPTRQALAVVYFGNQPDPNITEYVVEPLPRPTAHRDVTVRKYGSKLPYHRRPVTMKEYKAIDHFVYQELSKASALLRECCDYDGTNFATLTTVPRGFQSGDRATWFVLFQKASGSGYYLHPVGLEVLVNHSSLDLSQWSLSKVFYNGIYYDSMEQLESQFRQGHVKDVKVRKVQPEEAFGSMKPRAAPVAPGPLQYEPHGPRYSIRNNHVSFQAWSFAFGMDVNTGPRLFDVRFDGERILYELSVQEALALYGSNCPGGMVTRYMDGSFGIGRFALELVRGVDCPYTATYVDRHYLVESEAPQVNKNSMCIFEQDMSVPLRRHFSNMQSLYYGGLANYALVLRAISTLINYDYVWDFIFYQNGAIEVKIHATGYISSSFLYGTGTKHGSQVGEHTLGTMHNHLIHYKVDLDVGGIKNILVGHDMKFNTVQAPWSPEHQIQQPSLTQEILDTEDKAVFPLHSKMPRYIHFATNRENKWGHQRGYRVQVVSFAGDPLPEASSMERSVSWGRYKLAVTKRKEQELTSTSIYNQNDPWTPTVAFADFIDNETIVNEDLVAWITVGFLHVPHAEDIPNTATVGNGVGFFLRPYNYFDEDPSIRSPDGIYFRSDQDPGRCDVNHLACLSKTASCSPALPTFTYSGFQNLTEA; from the exons ATGAATCTGAAAACTGTCCTCATCCTCTTGGTCCTGGCGCTAGCCACGATTTTGGCATTGGTTTGCGTGCTGCTGACTCGAGGAGGGAAACCAACCAGCTGCGAggcacagccccagagcagccaggagggAAAACACAGTGACCAGAGCCTGGTCTTTGCTGACCTGACGCCGGAAGAAATGAAGCAAGTGGTGAAGTACCTTCGGGAAAACCTGGGGGTGCCGTTGGTAGACGCCTCTCACGCCAACCCCTCTGATGACTGCATATACTACGTGGACGTGCAGCTCCCCACCAAGGCAGAGGTGCTGAGGTTCTTGGACCGTGGCGGCCAGCGACCCACCCGGCAGGCACTGGCTGTGGTGTACTTTGGCAACCAACCAGATCCGAACATCACGGAGTACGTGGTGGAGCCCCTGCCCAGGCCAACGGCTCACAGGGATGTCACGGTGCGGAAATACGGCAGCAAGCTGCCGTACCACCGCCGACCGGTGACCATGAAAGAATACAAGGCTATCGACCACTTTGTCTACCAGGAGCTCTCCAAAGCTTCGGCCTTGCTTCGAGAGTGCTGTGATTATGACGGGACCAATTTTGCCACCCTCACCACGGTTCCTCGTGGGTTCCAGTCCGGAGATCGCGCCACCTGGTTTGTTCTGTTCCAGAAAGCGTCTGGCAGTGGCTACTACCTACACCcggtggggctggaggtgctggtgAACCACAGCAGCCTGGACCTCTCCCAGTGGAGCCTCAGCAAAGTGTTCTACAATGGGATTTACTACGACAGCATGGAGCAGCTCGAGAGCCAGTTCAGACAGGGCCACGTGAAAGACGTCAAAGTGAGAAAAGTCCAGCCCGAGGAGGCGTTTGGCTCCATGAagcccagagcagcccctgtggcACCAGGCCCGTTGCAATATGAGCCTCACGGGCCCCGTTACAGCATCCGCAACAACCACGTCAGCTTCCAGGCCTGGAGTTTCGCCTTTGGGATGGATGTGAATACAGGACCACGGCTGTTTGACGTCAGGTTCGACGGCGAGAGGATTCTCTATGAGCTGAGCGTGCAGGAAGCCCTGGCTCTCTACGGCTCCAATTGTCCTGGGGGGATGGTGACCCGATATATGGATGGGAGCTTTGGCATTGGGAGGTTTGCTTTGGAGTTGGTCAGGGGCGTTGATTGTCCCTACACAGCCACCTATGTGGACAGACACTACTTAGTTGAATCAGAGGCCCCTCAAGTTAATAAAAACTCCATGTGTATTTTCGAGCAGGACATGTCTGTCCCCCTGAGGCGCCATTTCTCCAACATGCAGTCCCTGTACTATGGGGGACTGGCCAACTACGCTTTGGTCCTCCGGGCCATTTCCACACTCATAAACTACGACTACGTTTGGGACTTCATCTTCTACCAGAACGGCGCGATAGAAGTCAAAATCCACGCGACCGGCTACATTAGTTCATCCTTTCTCTATGGCACAGGCACCAAGCATGGCAGCCAGGTGGGGGAACACACCCTAGGGACGATGCACAACCACCTCATCCATTATAAAGTGGACTTGGATGTTGGAG GGATAAAGAATATTCTGGTGGGTCATGACATGAAATTCAACACCGTGCAGGCTCCGTGGAGTCCAGAGCACCAGATACAGCAGCCGAGTCTCACTCAGGAAATCCTGGACACCGAGGACAAGGCCGTGTTCCCGCTTCATTCCAAGATGCCCAGATATATCCACTTCGCCACCAACCGTGAAAATAAGTGGGGCCACCAGCGCGGCTACAGGGTGCAGGTCGTCAGCTTTGCTGGGGACCCCCTGCCAGAAGCCAGTTCCATGGAGCGGTCCGTCAGCTGGGGGAG GTACAAACTGGCCGTCACCAAACGGAAGGAACAGGAGCTGACCAGCACCAGCATCTACAACCAGAACGACCCCTGGACGCCCACCGTGGCCTTTGCTGACTTCATAGACAACGAGACCATCGTGAACGAG GACCTTGTGGCCTGGATTACTGTGGGTTTCCTGCACGTCCCACACGCCGAGGACATCCCGAACACGGCGACTGTGGGCAACGGAGTCGGCTTTTTCCTGAGACCCTACAACTACTTCGACGAGGACCCCTCCATTCGCTCGCCCGACGGCATCTATTTCCGAAGCGACCAGGACCCCGGCAGGTGTGATGTCAACCATCTCGCCTGCCTCTCCAAGACTGCCTCGTGCtcgccagccctccccaccttcaCCTACAGCGGCTTCCAGAACCTGACAGAGGCCTGA
- the LOC142002810 gene encoding amine oxidase [copper-containing] 3-like isoform X2 — MKFNTVQAPWSPEHQIQQPSLTQEILDTEDKAVFPLHSKMPRYIHFATNRENKWGHQRGYRVQVVSFAGDPLPEASSMERSVSWGRYKLAVTKRKEQELTSTSIYNQNDPWTPTVAFADFIDNETIVNEDLVAWITVGFLHVPHAEDIPNTATVGNGVGFFLRPYNYFDEDPSIRSPDGIYFRSDQDPGRCDVNHLACLSKTASCSPALPTFTYSGFQNLTEA, encoded by the exons ATGAAATTCAACACCGTGCAGGCTCCGTGGAGTCCAGAGCACCAGATACAGCAGCCGAGTCTCACTCAGGAAATCCTGGACACCGAGGACAAGGCCGTGTTCCCGCTTCATTCCAAGATGCCCAGATATATCCACTTCGCCACCAACCGTGAAAATAAGTGGGGCCACCAGCGCGGCTACAGGGTGCAGGTCGTCAGCTTTGCTGGGGACCCCCTGCCAGAAGCCAGTTCCATGGAGCGGTCCGTCAGCTGGGGGAG GTACAAACTGGCCGTCACCAAACGGAAGGAACAGGAGCTGACCAGCACCAGCATCTACAACCAGAACGACCCCTGGACGCCCACCGTGGCCTTTGCTGACTTCATAGACAACGAGACCATCGTGAACGAG GACCTTGTGGCCTGGATTACTGTGGGTTTCCTGCACGTCCCACACGCCGAGGACATCCCGAACACGGCGACTGTGGGCAACGGAGTCGGCTTTTTCCTGAGACCCTACAACTACTTCGACGAGGACCCCTCCATTCGCTCGCCCGACGGCATCTATTTCCGAAGCGACCAGGACCCCGGCAGGTGTGATGTCAACCATCTCGCCTGCCTCTCCAAGACTGCCTCGTGCtcgccagccctccccaccttcaCCTACAGCGGCTTCCAGAACCTGACAGAGGCCTGA